In Paroedura picta isolate Pp20150507F chromosome 1, Ppicta_v3.0, whole genome shotgun sequence, the following are encoded in one genomic region:
- the DNAJC27 gene encoding dnaJ homolog subfamily C member 27 — protein MESKRKEPRKSLRIKVISMGNAEVGKSCIIKRYCEKRFVPKYLATIGIDYGVTKVQVRDREIKVNIFDMAGHAFFYEVRNEFYKDTQGVILVYDVGQKESFDSLDSWLGEMKQELGPHGNMENIVFVVCANKIDCAKLRSVDESEGRLWAESRGFLYFETSAQTGEGINEMFQTFYSAIVDLCDNGGKRPTSSMSISFTKEQADTIRRIRSSKDSWDMLGVKPGATRDEVNKAYRKLAVLLHPDKCMAPGSEDAFKAVVNARTALLKNIK, from the exons ATGGAGTCGAAACGAAAGGAGCCGCGCAAGTCGTTGAGGATCAAAGTCATCTCCATGGGCAACGCGGAGGTTGGCAAG agCTGTATTATAAAAAGATACTGTGAGAAGAGATTTGTGCCCAAGTACCTTGCAACAATTGGTATTGATTATGGCGTCACCAA AGTGCAGGTCCGAGACAGAGAAATTAAAGTGAACATCTTTGACATGGCTGGGCATGCCTTCTTCTATGAG GTACGCAATGAATTTTATAAAGACACCCAGGGTGTGATCCTAGTCTATGACGTTGGGCAGAAGGAGTCATTCGATTCCCTTGATTCATGGCTTGGTGAGATGAAGCAGGAACTTGGGCCTCATGGAAACATGGAAAACATTGTGTTTGTGGTTTGTGCCAACAAG ATTGATTGTGCCAAGCTCCGTTCTGTGGATGAGAGTGAAGGGAGACTatgggcagaaagcaggggctttcTTTATTTTGAGACCTCTGCGCAGACTGGAGAGGGAATTAATGAGATGTTCCAG ACTTTCTACTCTGCCATTGTTGATTTGTGTGACAATGGCGGAAAGCGCCCCACGTCCAGCATGAGCATCAGTTTCACCAAAGAGCAAGCAGATACCATCCGGAGGATCCGCAGCAGCAAGGACAGTTGGGACATGTTGGGTGTCAAGCCAGGGGCTACAAG GGATGAGGTGAACAAGGCCTATCGGAAGCTGGCAGTTCTACTCCATCCGGATAAATGCATGGCCCCAGGAAGTGAGGATGCCTTCAAAGCTGTTGTCAACGCACGGACTGCTTTGCTCAAAAACATCAAGTAG